TTAATAAATGTTGACACATTTGTGTTGTAGTTGTTTTTCCATTAGTTCCAGATATCCAAATAGAAAAAGGCATAATTTCTTGAAATAAATCATAGTCACTAATCACATTATTTGAATTTAAAACCATTTGATTATAAGGTGGAATTCCAGGACTTACAACTGTTAATTCATCAGAATTTTTATCATAAGTATCAAAATCTTTATCATCATATAATACAGCATTAGGAAATTTATCTTTTAAAGCTAATGCCGTAATACCTTTACCTAAAATTCTTATTTTTTTATTATCTATTTTCATTACTTTTCTTTATCTGATTTTTAAACTTAATAAAGCTACTAAGTTTGTCATAAATGCAATAATCCAAAATCTTACAATGATTTTATTTTCTTTCCAACCTTTTTTTTCAAAATGGTGATGAATAGGTGCCATTAAAAATATTCTTTTTTGTCTTAATTTATAAGAACCAACTTGTAATATTACAGATACTGTTTCTAATACAAATATAAATCCAATTGCTAATAATAATATTTCTGATTTTGCAACTATTGCCATGTAACCCATAAATGCACCTAAAGGTAAAGAACCTGAATCCCCCATAAATATCTCTGCTGGATGAGAGTTAAACCATAAGAATCCAATCAAAGCTCCACATATTGCACTTCCCATAATTGCTAATTCACCTACAGTTTGAATATTTGGTAATAATAAATAAGTTGAAAATATTGCATGACCTGTTACATAAGCTAAAACTGATAATGTAAAAAATGCAAGTATTGATGGAACTGTTGCTAAACCATCTAGTCCATCAGTTAAATTAACAGCATTTGATGTACCAACAATAATAAACATCCAAAATACAACTGCTAAAATTCCCATATCAAAAACTGGATATTTGTAAAATGGTGTATATAATTCACTTGAATGTCCATAATGATAAGCTATAAATGAGATAATTGCTGCGCAAAGAAATTGTAACATCAATTTTGCTCTAGCACTTAAACCAGCAGAATTTTTTTCTTTTGATATTTTTGAATAATCATCTTGTATACCAATTAATGAAAAAAGTGCTAAACAAAGTAATCCACCAACAACATAATAGTTACTTAATTTTGCTGTTAATATTGTTGCAATAATTGTTGCAAATATAAATACAACTCCACCCATAGTTGGTGTCCCTACTTTTGTTTGATGCGTTTCGGGAGCATATTCATATATAGGTTGAGAAGCTTTTTTTGCTCTTGCCCAACGAATAAATTTTGGCATTAAATACATTGTTAAAACAAAAGCTATAAAAAAACTCATTCCAGCTCTAACTGAAATGTATTGAAAGATATTGATATCTAGATGTCTGTAAAACCAATAAAACAAACTTGAACCTTGATTTTGATATAATTGCGCGATTATAATATATAATACTTTTTAAAAGGTTTAAATAATGACAAATAAAACGCTACTTATAATAACTGATGGAATTGGATATAACTCATCAAATGAATATAATGCTTTTTTCAGTGCAAATACTCCAACATATGATTATTTATTTAAAAATGTCCCATACTCTTTAATTCACACTTATGGAAATTTTGTTGGTCTTCCAGATGGACAAATGGGAAATAGTGAAGTAGGACACATGACTATTGGAAGTGGAAGAATTTTATATCAAGATTTAGTAAAAATAAATATTGCTAT
The genomic region above belongs to Arcobacter ellisii and contains:
- the mraY gene encoding phospho-N-acetylmuramoyl-pentapeptide-transferase, producing the protein MFYWFYRHLDINIFQYISVRAGMSFFIAFVLTMYLMPKFIRWARAKKASQPIYEYAPETHQTKVGTPTMGGVVFIFATIIATILTAKLSNYYVVGGLLCLALFSLIGIQDDYSKISKEKNSAGLSARAKLMLQFLCAAIISFIAYHYGHSSELYTPFYKYPVFDMGILAVVFWMFIIVGTSNAVNLTDGLDGLATVPSILAFFTLSVLAYVTGHAIFSTYLLLPNIQTVGELAIMGSAICGALIGFLWFNSHPAEIFMGDSGSLPLGAFMGYMAIVAKSEILLLAIGFIFVLETVSVILQVGSYKLRQKRIFLMAPIHHHFEKKGWKENKIIVRFWIIAFMTNLVALLSLKIR